ATGAAGGTTCTCGGATTTCAATTATGACTCCTAATCCTAATAAAAAAGATAATTGGATTAGAGGTGAGCCTTTTTCATATACTAATGGTTACTATTCATGGGCGTTTGATCTTCCCAAAAATATAACTAAGCGAAAGACATTTGTAAGTTACTACCATCATGATGATCAAATTTATAAAGAGAAGTTTGAGAATTTATTCGGAGATTTGATAGTAAGTAAGTCCGTTGGGAAAGATGATATAGACTCGGATAATAGCGATGAATATGTCAAGCAATTAATTCAAAAAGGATATTTGTCTGATACAACTGTGCTTGTGGTATTAATAGGTCCTAAAACAAAATGTCGAATGCACGTTGATTGGGAAATTTCAGGTGCATTAAATTTAAAAGTTGGAGATAATTATGCCGGTTTGGTTGGTATTTTATTACCTGAT
This genomic interval from Bacteroidales bacterium contains the following:
- a CDS encoding TIR domain-containing protein; the encoded protein is MPTKEYFITKLSFRDDQPLIKDVFAYEFDGATLSEGENRLRHWMVNRTNEGSRISIMTPNPNKKDNWIRGEPFSYTNGYYSWAFDLPKNITKRKTFVSYYHHDDQIYKEKFENLFGDLIVSKSVGKDDIDSDNSDEYVKQLIQKGYLSDTTVLVVLIGPKTKCRMHVDWEISGALNLKVGDNYAGLVGILLPDHPDFGPGKSYNPANLPKRLAANLDSGYANLYDWTEDRVKFQQWLESAFRRRNDSEKIINKSIPQMNRNTCE